The following DNA comes from Corynebacterium atrinae.
GATTGGTCCACGCCGGGGAAGGTGAGTTCTTCGTAGCGGTCGAAGCCGAAGCGCTGGTAGAAGGTGGGATCGCCGAGTACGACGGCACCACCGGCATCGATCCCACGGAGTTCTTCCAGCGCTCGCGCCATGAGTTCGGAGCCGATTCCTGCGCCTTGGCGATCGGGGTCGACGCTGATCGGGCCGATGCCGAACCATTTCTCGCGTCCATCCTCGACGCGGACTGGGGAGGCGGCGATGTGGCCGACGACGGAGGCACCTTTGACGGCGATGAGGGAGAGAGTTAAGGCGTCGGTGTCGCGAAGCATGTCGACGATGTCGGACTCTTTTTGCTCGGAGTACGGCACATCCCTGAACGCGCGGAGGGTGAGATCCCGGATGGCCGAGATGTCCGCCTCCGTCTCCTGTCGAATGGTGAAGGTGTCCATGGCTGCATCTTACGCGGGTGGTCGGTGGCGCCGTCCCGAGACGGTTGCGTGGCCGGGGATCCAGAAGCGCAGCGGGGCGTCGGTGTTTTTGGTGATCCCGATGCGGGGTCCGCGCACCCATTCCACCTCTTCCGGAGACTCCGTGATCTCCGGCTGGGCGCCGTTATCGCTCAAGTTCAAGCCCAGGGCGCGGCCGAGATTTCCGGGCCCTTGCGCCAGCCGGTGGAAGGGCACCTCGCCGCGCCGCTCCTGCGCCAGTGACACGCCGCTGGTCACCTCCCCGGCCCGCAGTAAACAGCCCTGGCCGGTGCCAACCGGTGCGCACACGAGGTTGCCGGCCCGGTGGATGCCGTAGGAAAGGTAGACGTAGAGGCGCCCGGGCGGCCCAAACATCGCGGCGTTGCGTGGGGTCTGGCCACGATAGGTGTGGGCGGCTTCGTCCTCGCTGCCCAGGTAGGCCTCCACCTCCGTAAGTCGCACGCCGACACCGTGGATGTGGATTGTCGCGCCGAGCAACTGCGGGGCGACGACGTCGGCTGGTGCGGAGAAGTCGATCATGGGGCTTGAGTGTATTTCCGTAGAGTGGGGCCATGACTGCACTGCTGTTTGATCTCTTCGGCGTGTTGCTCAAAGAACGCACGGACGCCGGTCGCCGTCGCGTCGAGCGCGCCATCGGCGCAGATGAAAACATGTGGCCGATCTACGATGAGCTACGCCCTGCCTACAACGTCGGCGATGTCAGCGACGAGCGCTTCTGGCGCCAGCTCCAAATCCGCGCCGGGTTGGAGACCATCGACATCGCCGAAGCGATTGCCGCGGACTGGGAGTCCACGTCCGCGGCGGATCCGGAAATGGTCGCCCTGGTGAAAGAGCTTTTCGACGCCCGCGTCAGGCTCGGCATCCTCACCAACATTCCGGCGGGGCTGGCGAAGCAGGTCCGGGCCGAGCACACATGGATCGATAGCTTCGATGCGGTCACCTTGTCCTGTGATATCGGGGTGGCCAAGCCGGACCCCCGAGCCTTCGCCGTCGCGGCGGCGGCATTGAATGTTGCACCGAAGGAAGTTCTCTACTTTGATGCTGATCCTATTAACGTGGCTGCCGCGAACGAATCTGGGCTCAAAGCCCTGCTGTTTACCGGCACCGAATCCGTCCGAAAGGTTCTCCCGTGATCCTCGAATTTGAAGGAAAGACCCCCCAGATTCACCCCAGCGCCTGGGTGGCACCCACGGCCGTTGTCATCGGTGATGTGGAGATCGGCCCCGACTCCTCCGTGTTTTATGGCGCCGTCCTGCGCGGGGACGTCAACAAGATTCGGATTGGCGCACGAACGAACATCCAGGACAACTCGGTGTTGCATGTCGACGCGGATGCGCCCTGCACGCTGGGCGACGACGTCACGGTCGGGCACATGGCGCTGGTTCACGGCACGACAGTGGGTAATGGCACCCTCGTCGGGATGAAGTCGGCGCTGCTCTCGGGTTCGGTCGTGGGAAAGGGCGCGCTCATTGCGGCCGGGGCGGTGGTGCTGGAGGGCCAGGAGATCCCGGATCGCTCCCTGGCCGCTGGGGTACCGGCAAAGGTGCGCCGCGAGCTCAGCGAGGAGCAATCCGCCAGCTTCATTCCCCACGCCGGGCGCTACGTCGATCTGGCGAAGCGGCACGCCGAGATTTAGAGCCGTCGGTTGTCGATGAGCCTGGTCCCACCCACATAGATCGCCGCCACGGCTAGGTCACCGGGGCTGGGGGTGTCCACGGGCAGGAGGGTCGCGGGATCGACGACCTCGAGGTGGTCGAGCTCCACGCCCTCGGCGTCGGCGAGATCCGCACGGACCTGCGCCAGCGGAGCCCCGGCGCTCAGGGCGTCCAATGCCCGCGGCAAAGCGAGAGCCTGCGCCCGCGTGACCGGAGTGAGGTGCTGGTTGCGGCTCGATTCGGCGAGGCCGTCAGTGCCGCGGATGATGGGGACAGGCCGGATGGCCACGTCGAGGTTGAGGTCGGCAACGAGGCGCTGGATGATGGCCAGTTGCTGGGCATCCTTCTCCCCGAAATAGGCGCGCTGGGGTCGCACGAGGAGGAAGAGCTTGGTCACCACGGTGGCCACGCCGTCGAAGTGCCCGGGTCGGGAGGCACCCTCGAGGCGGGAGCCCATGTCGCCGGTGCGGACCCAGATCTCCGGGAGCCCGCCCGGGTACATCTCCTCCACGCTGGGGGCGAAGACGGCATCAACCCCCAAGGCGCTGAGGAAGGCGACATCAGAGGTGAGGTCACGTGGGTAGTCGCGGTAGTCGGCGCAATCGCCAAGGTCAGTGAACTGCAGTGGGTTGACGAAGATGCTCACCACGACCGTGTCGTTTTCTGAGCGCGCGCGGCGGACCAATTCGCCGTGGCCGTGATGCAGGGCGCCCATGGTGGGCACTAGGCCGACCTCCCCGGCGGGAGTGAAGGAGCGCAGTTCGGAGATGGTGCGCAGCACCTGCATTAGAAGGACTCCGCCTCGGAGGGGAAGGAAGAGCTTTCGACATCCGTGCGATAGGCGCGGGCGGCGTCGAGAAGCAGCCCACCCAGGTCGGCGTAGGAGCGGACGAACTTTGGTGTCTTGCCGCGGCCGAGGCCGAAGGCGTCGGTCCACACGAGGATCTGGCCGTCGCAGTCAGGTCCGGCGCCGATGCCGATGGTGACGATGTCCAGCTGGGAGGTGACCTCCGCAGCGACGGCGGCGGGGACCATTTCCAGGACGACGGCGAAGGCGCCGGCTTCCTGGACGGCGCGGGCGTCGGCAAGCACTCGTTGGGCGCTGTCCCCGCGGCCTTGGACGACGTGCCCGCCGAGGGCGTGTTCGGACTGCGGTGTGTAGCCGATGTGGCCGACGACGGGGATGCCGGCGTCGACCAGCGTGCGGATGGTGGGGGCCACCTCGACGCCGCCTTCGAGCTTGACGCCGTGGACGCCGGTTTCCTTCATGAAGCGCACGGCGGTCGCCAGCGCCTGGGCGGGGCCGGCCTCGTAGC
Coding sequences within:
- the panC gene encoding pantoate--beta-alanine ligase; this encodes MQVLRTISELRSFTPAGEVGLVPTMGALHHGHGELVRRARSENDTVVVSIFVNPLQFTDLGDCADYRDYPRDLTSDVAFLSALGVDAVFAPSVEEMYPGGLPEIWVRTGDMGSRLEGASRPGHFDGVATVVTKLFLLVRPQRAYFGEKDAQQLAIIQRLVADLNLDVAIRPVPIIRGTDGLAESSRNQHLTPVTRAQALALPRALDALSAGAPLAQVRADLADAEGVELDHLEVVDPATLLPVDTPSPGDLAVAAIYVGGTRLIDNRRL
- the panB gene encoding 3-methyl-2-oxobutanoate hydroxymethyltransferase, producing the protein MSARMRTRHFAQAKAEGRKISCLTSYDALTATIFDEAGIDLLLVGDSAANVVLGQPSTLSITTDELITMSRAVAGATQRAFVVADLPFGSYEAGPAQALATAVRFMKETGVHGVKLEGGVEVAPTIRTLVDAGIPVVGHIGYTPQSEHALGGHVVQGRGDSAQRVLADARAVQEAGAFAVVLEMVPAAVAAEVTSQLDIVTIGIGAGPDCDGQILVWTDAFGLGRGKTPKFVRSYADLGGLLLDAARAYRTDVESSSFPSEAESF
- a CDS encoding GNAT family N-acetyltransferase translates to MDTFTIRQETEADISAIRDLTLRAFRDVPYSEQKESDIVDMLRDTDALTLSLIAVKGASVVGHIAASPVRVEDGREKWFGIGPISVDPDRQGAGIGSELMARALEELRGIDAGGAVVLGDPTFYQRFGFDRYEELTFPGVDQSYFLAIPLSDAAVPLGTVTYHQAFYL
- a CDS encoding gamma carbonic anhydrase family protein, which produces MILEFEGKTPQIHPSAWVAPTAVVIGDVEIGPDSSVFYGAVLRGDVNKIRIGARTNIQDNSVLHVDADAPCTLGDDVTVGHMALVHGTTVGNGTLVGMKSALLSGSVVGKGALIAAGAVVLEGQEIPDRSLAAGVPAKVRRELSEEQSASFIPHAGRYVDLAKRHAEI
- a CDS encoding DNA-3-methyladenine glycosylase, whose amino-acid sequence is MIDFSAPADVVAPQLLGATIHIHGVGVRLTEVEAYLGSEDEAAHTYRGQTPRNAAMFGPPGRLYVYLSYGIHRAGNLVCAPVGTGQGCLLRAGEVTSGVSLAQERRGEVPFHRLAQGPGNLGRALGLNLSDNGAQPEITESPEEVEWVRGPRIGITKNTDAPLRFWIPGHATVSGRRHRPPA
- a CDS encoding HAD-IA family hydrolase, which translates into the protein MTALLFDLFGVLLKERTDAGRRRVERAIGADENMWPIYDELRPAYNVGDVSDERFWRQLQIRAGLETIDIAEAIAADWESTSAADPEMVALVKELFDARVRLGILTNIPAGLAKQVRAEHTWIDSFDAVTLSCDIGVAKPDPRAFAVAAAALNVAPKEVLYFDADPINVAAANESGLKALLFTGTESVRKVLP